A section of the Adhaeribacter arboris genome encodes:
- a CDS encoding helix-turn-helix transcriptional regulator — MMPSETQYREYLPSPVLRSYIECYWHYYSSPGLSIEEQPVKRCLPLGTVEIIIQVDQKPCVIYNSQQQTWEKSHIIYFAGLFKDTSFWKGSPDSLMFGIRMRPEAILELFKLPVACLFNCVIDAEALLGTTAKNMVNEMSGKSSVPQLVTIAEKYLLNRLSNLRAERNYVVEACRLIRKVQGKLSIEALSDQLYISPRQLQRNFKELVGTSPKTYQRIIRFRNAYQYVRKATDSEIKWAELSYELGFSDQAHFIRDCREFTGTVPSFLITNDQSFFQTLEVCPTYVSFAY; from the coding sequence ATGATGCCATCAGAAACGCAGTATCGCGAGTATTTGCCATCACCAGTATTAAGATCATATATTGAATGCTACTGGCACTATTATTCTTCCCCAGGATTATCCATTGAAGAGCAACCGGTAAAGCGGTGTTTACCACTTGGAACGGTCGAAATTATCATTCAAGTGGACCAAAAGCCATGTGTTATTTACAATAGCCAGCAGCAAACCTGGGAAAAAAGCCATATTATTTATTTTGCTGGTTTATTTAAAGATACTAGTTTTTGGAAAGGTAGCCCGGACTCTCTCATGTTCGGTATTCGCATGAGACCCGAAGCTATTCTAGAATTATTTAAATTACCAGTTGCCTGTTTGTTTAACTGCGTTATCGATGCGGAAGCATTATTGGGAACTACCGCTAAGAATATGGTAAACGAAATGTCTGGAAAAAGTAGTGTACCTCAATTAGTAACTATTGCCGAAAAATACCTGTTAAACCGACTTAGTAATTTGAGAGCGGAACGCAACTACGTAGTGGAAGCCTGCCGGCTGATTCGAAAAGTGCAGGGTAAACTATCAATAGAAGCTTTAAGTGATCAACTGTACATTAGTCCTCGGCAGCTACAACGAAACTTCAAAGAATTAGTAGGTACTAGTCCCAAAACTTACCAGCGCATCATCCGTTTCCGCAACGCTTATCAATATGTACGTAAGGCAACTGATTCAGAAATTAAGTGGGCAGAGCTGAGCTATGAACTTGGATTCTCCGATCAAGCACATTTCATTAGAGATTGCAGGGAATTTACTGGTACGGTCCCATCCTTTTTAATTACGAATGACCAAAGCTTCTTCCAAACCCTGGAAGTTTGCCCTACTTATGTATCATTCGCTTATTGA
- a CDS encoding PDDEXK nuclease domain-containing protein — MDFTFYTSLLEDVKSRIRIAQTKATLAANAEMIFLYWDIGQLIFQRQQEQGWSAAVIPKLSKDLKNELPELKGFSERNLGRMLAFYREYPPENLTLTNLPQPVANLKANRIGLGIVAQIPWGHNLLLIEKVKEKSTRLWYAQQTIHNGWSRDVLSLMIKSNLHLRQGDTTNNFAEQLPKPQSDLARQSLKDPYIFDFLTLTQPFTERELEVELTRHIEKFLLELGTGFAFVGRQYHLVVSNHDYYLDLLFYHLQMRCFVVIELKKGEFKPEYAGKMNFYCSAVDDLLRYTTDGPTIGLILCQTKDKVMAEYALRDVQKPIGISEFELTRALPDNLKSSLPAIEDIENELTLNI; from the coding sequence ATGGACTTTACTTTTTATACATCTTTATTAGAGGATGTTAAATCCCGGATCCGGATAGCCCAAACCAAAGCTACCCTGGCTGCTAATGCCGAGATGATTTTTTTGTATTGGGATATTGGCCAACTAATTTTCCAGCGTCAGCAGGAACAAGGCTGGTCGGCCGCGGTGATTCCCAAATTGAGCAAAGACTTAAAAAATGAACTACCGGAACTCAAAGGGTTTTCCGAACGCAACCTGGGAAGAATGTTGGCCTTTTATCGGGAATATCCACCTGAAAACCTAACTCTGACAAATTTGCCACAGCCTGTGGCAAATTTAAAAGCTAATAGAATTGGATTGGGGATTGTTGCCCAAATTCCTTGGGGGCACAACCTATTATTGATTGAAAAAGTTAAAGAGAAATCCACCCGATTATGGTATGCGCAACAAACCATCCATAATGGTTGGAGCCGGGATGTATTAAGCCTGATGATTAAAAGCAACCTGCACTTAAGGCAAGGTGATACAACTAATAACTTTGCTGAACAATTGCCCAAACCACAGTCGGACCTAGCCCGACAAAGCCTAAAAGACCCATATATTTTTGATTTCTTGACCCTAACCCAACCTTTTACAGAAAGAGAACTGGAAGTAGAGCTAACCCGGCATATTGAAAAATTCTTGTTAGAATTAGGTACAGGTTTTGCCTTTGTCGGCCGACAATATCATTTGGTCGTGAGCAATCATGATTATTACTTAGACCTATTGTTCTACCATCTACAAATGCGGTGTTTTGTGGTCATCGAGTTAAAAAAGGGAGAATTTAAACCAGAATACGCTGGCAAAATGAATTTTTATTGTTCAGCGGTAGATGATTTGCTTAGATATACAACTGATGGACCTACCATTGGTCTGATTCTCTGTCAGACTAAAGACAAAGTAATGGCCGAATATGCTCTTCGGGATGTGCAAAAACCAATAGGTATTTCTGAATTTGAACTCACCCGTGCTCTGCCTGATAATCTAAAATCGAGCCTTCCTGCGATTGAAGACATTGAAAATGAATTAACCCTTAACATATGA
- the recD2 gene encoding SF1B family DNA helicase RecD2, which produces MPALDRSTTTELEKLSGIVKRITFHSVETGYTVLKVNSFQRPNEEITVLVHQSKVFAGATMDFYGEWINHPSYGLQFKASKVIERKPATANALEKYLGSGLIKGVGPVTAKRIVRHFGDKTLEVFESSIGKLIEVEGIAQLKLEMIRQAWVEHQEIRNVMLFLQSHNISTLFAVKIYKTYGNEAIELVQTNPYRLATDIYGIGFFSADKVALSLGLAPDSPQRIQAAIAHVLQNAREEGHCYLTQEQIIKAVRELLSLLDSTAVNTILRQMELLEELKIRLIPDEQGIKQKCFYAHSLYYDEQYIATKVKQLVTQKVKLNQDHLLQDLDVFCQVHHITLSEEQRESVLQIASHQLSILTGGPGCGKTTTTRALVGVLQFMSKKVLLAAPTGRAAQRMSEVIGLEAKTIHRLLEFDPAKGGFKRNEVEPLQTDILLVDECSMLDVHLAAALLRAVPANCQVVLIGDADQLPAVGAGNVLKDMIASGVVPCQRLTKVFRQAAESLIISYAHQINRGEVPQIESPFHQPQVWQEKKDCLFIDSQEATSEQVRFITKVKRVMGKAIRNNGQEPTPLEEPITDPYHQDTNLAIPAKFNHVDLEVLVQTRSQSEELKAVLRRVHPWSSLHYGLAAVGMIEKLYEAIIPKYYGQEVEIQILSPMTKGSLGTANLNKVIQAKINPVSAGKAQLVVGGRIFRETDRVIQKRNNYDLNVFNGDIGVITQVDNEEMELTVSFKAGQEVKEVRYQKEHLLELDLAYAITIHKSQGSEFEIIIIPVVTQHFGMLFRNLIYTGITRAKKLVVFVGTRKALAMAIHKQNTAIRQTVLAYLLQQQGG; this is translated from the coding sequence ATGCCGGCATTGGACAGATCAACTACAACGGAGTTAGAAAAACTTTCGGGTATTGTTAAACGTATCACCTTCCATAGTGTAGAAACCGGCTATACGGTGCTAAAGGTAAACAGCTTTCAAAGACCTAATGAGGAAATCACCGTACTGGTGCATCAATCCAAAGTATTCGCCGGAGCAACGATGGACTTCTATGGCGAGTGGATTAATCATCCTTCGTATGGTCTGCAATTTAAAGCCAGTAAGGTCATTGAAAGAAAGCCGGCTACAGCCAATGCTTTAGAGAAATACCTGGGTTCTGGTTTGATAAAAGGGGTAGGTCCGGTAACGGCTAAGAGAATTGTCAGGCACTTTGGGGATAAAACCCTGGAGGTATTTGAAAGCAGCATTGGAAAGCTCATCGAAGTAGAGGGCATTGCTCAGCTCAAGTTAGAGATGATCCGCCAAGCCTGGGTAGAACATCAGGAAATTAGGAATGTGATGCTGTTTTTACAATCCCATAATATCTCCACCTTGTTTGCCGTCAAAATCTACAAGACTTACGGTAACGAAGCGATTGAACTGGTCCAAACTAATCCCTACCGATTAGCCACCGACATCTATGGCATTGGCTTTTTCTCGGCAGATAAAGTTGCCTTAAGCCTGGGCTTAGCTCCTGATTCTCCGCAACGCATTCAAGCCGCTATCGCGCATGTGCTGCAAAATGCCAGGGAAGAAGGGCACTGTTATTTGACCCAAGAGCAAATTATTAAAGCTGTCCGGGAGCTGCTATCCTTATTAGACTCTACTGCCGTAAATACAATCCTCCGGCAAATGGAACTGCTGGAAGAACTTAAAATCAGGTTGATCCCCGATGAGCAAGGGATAAAACAGAAATGTTTCTACGCGCACTCCTTGTATTATGATGAACAATATATAGCCACCAAAGTCAAGCAGTTGGTCACTCAAAAGGTCAAGCTGAATCAGGATCATCTCCTGCAAGATCTGGACGTATTTTGCCAGGTGCATCATATTACCTTGAGTGAAGAACAAAGAGAAAGTGTGCTCCAAATAGCCTCTCATCAGCTTTCCATCCTCACCGGGGGACCTGGTTGTGGGAAAACCACCACTACCCGGGCCTTGGTAGGGGTCCTGCAGTTTATGAGCAAGAAAGTGCTGCTCGCAGCGCCCACCGGAAGAGCGGCGCAGCGCATGAGCGAAGTCATTGGTTTAGAAGCTAAAACCATTCACCGCTTACTGGAGTTTGACCCAGCCAAGGGCGGGTTTAAACGCAACGAAGTAGAACCCTTGCAAACGGATATTCTCCTGGTGGATGAATGCTCGATGCTGGATGTTCACCTGGCCGCTGCCTTACTCCGAGCCGTGCCGGCGAATTGTCAAGTGGTGCTGATCGGGGATGCCGACCAACTTCCTGCCGTAGGAGCCGGCAATGTGTTAAAGGATATGATTGCCTCCGGCGTAGTTCCTTGCCAGAGGCTAACGAAAGTTTTCCGGCAAGCGGCCGAGTCGCTCATTATCTCCTATGCCCACCAAATCAACCGGGGCGAGGTTCCCCAGATTGAATCGCCTTTTCATCAGCCGCAAGTCTGGCAGGAGAAAAAAGATTGTTTGTTCATTGATTCGCAAGAAGCTACGAGCGAACAAGTAAGGTTTATTACGAAGGTAAAGCGAGTGATGGGGAAGGCAATCCGGAATAATGGGCAGGAACCTACTCCATTAGAAGAGCCAATCACCGATCCATATCATCAGGACACTAACTTAGCTATCCCAGCTAAATTCAATCATGTGGATCTGGAAGTCTTGGTCCAAACCCGCAGCCAGAGTGAAGAGTTAAAGGCCGTTCTAAGGCGGGTGCATCCCTGGTCTTCCCTGCATTATGGCTTAGCCGCCGTAGGGATGATAGAAAAACTGTATGAGGCCATTATTCCCAAGTATTATGGCCAGGAAGTCGAGATCCAGATTCTTTCTCCCATGACCAAGGGTAGCTTAGGGACTGCTAACCTCAACAAAGTCATTCAGGCAAAGATTAATCCGGTAAGTGCGGGTAAAGCCCAACTAGTCGTAGGCGGCCGCATCTTCCGGGAAACAGACCGGGTTATTCAGAAGCGCAATAACTATGATTTGAATGTGTTCAATGGCGACATCGGAGTGATTACCCAAGTAGATAATGAGGAGATGGAACTTACCGTAAGTTTTAAGGCAGGTCAGGAGGTAAAAGAAGTGCGGTACCAAAAAGAGCACCTACTGGAACTGGATTTAGCTTATGCCATTACCATTCACAAATCTCAGGGGAGTGAATTTGAAATCATCATCATCCCGGTAGTCACCCAGCACTTTGGCATGTTGTTCCGCAATCTGATTTATACGGGTATTACCCGGGCTAAGAAGTTGGTGGTATTTGTGGGTACCAGAAAGGCTTTAGCCATGGCCATACACAAGCAGAATACCGCCATTCGGCAGACTGTTTTAGCCTATTTACTTCAGCAGCAAGGGGGCTAA
- a CDS encoding recombinase family protein, translated as MTKIGYARVSTLEQNLDLQLDALKSDGCRQIFTDKISGVKASKPDFEKLLEYARPGDTIVVWKLDRLGRSTVQLIQLVEELKKREVNLKSLSEAIDTSSATGNLFFQFMCILAEHERNIIRERTRAGLDSARARGRTGGRPSGLNERYKRIAPEVKEVYEKNNRSTEEIRSMFHIKSQPTLYKILEFAGVDVKGFIKREKTNNPLCILLQYAFRQN; from the coding sequence ATGACCAAGATTGGCTATGCCCGGGTATCGACCCTGGAACAAAACTTAGACTTACAACTGGACGCCTTAAAGAGTGATGGTTGCCGACAGATTTTTACCGATAAAATTTCCGGGGTTAAGGCCAGTAAACCTGACTTTGAAAAATTACTGGAGTATGCCCGACCGGGAGACACGATTGTGGTTTGGAAGCTAGACCGCTTAGGCCGAAGTACGGTGCAGCTGATACAGCTGGTAGAAGAACTCAAGAAACGAGAAGTAAATCTAAAATCTTTAAGTGAGGCCATAGACACAAGCAGCGCCACGGGCAACCTGTTCTTTCAATTTATGTGTATTCTGGCCGAACACGAACGCAATATCATTCGGGAAAGAACCCGAGCTGGTTTAGACTCGGCCCGAGCCAGGGGAAGAACAGGAGGGAGGCCTTCCGGTTTAAACGAGCGCTACAAACGAATAGCACCGGAAGTGAAAGAAGTATATGAGAAGAACAATCGCAGCACCGAGGAAATCCGCAGCATGTTCCATATCAAAAGCCAGCCCACTCTTTATAAAATTCTGGAATTTGCCGGCGTAGATGTGAAAGGATTTATTAAAAGAGAAAAGACTAATAATCCTTTATGTATTTTACTACAGTATGCATTTAGACAAAACTAA
- a CDS encoding DAPG hydrolase family protein — MKWRLPDSRDFGWKMKSVDSAHTKFSILPYSSYELCIQHDTIRNVTPVMLEWWFKNIKGTMDYQGKTYSKYLVWHPIDHIHWELARTSPNGSAGIGAQFRIVEAFGGDLNQLVDSTEEVVKLDFTGLKLIRKILGIEVFSLEHQFIPVSNGTRYISRMQVGAESFIGKYFINPLLHTQVFTKQMGTSWLKHNVEEVGNFEFFLPKLYASYLSVSELEKSIA; from the coding sequence ATGAAATGGCGATTACCTGATTCACGAGACTTTGGTTGGAAGATGAAAAGCGTGGATAGTGCCCATACAAAATTTAGTATTTTACCATACAGTAGCTATGAACTTTGTATTCAGCACGATACTATCCGAAATGTCACCCCGGTTATGCTGGAATGGTGGTTTAAGAACATTAAGGGCACCATGGATTACCAAGGCAAAACGTATTCTAAGTATTTGGTATGGCACCCAATAGATCATATCCACTGGGAGTTAGCTAGAACTAGCCCTAATGGCAGTGCAGGGATTGGCGCACAATTTAGAATCGTTGAAGCATTTGGCGGCGACCTAAACCAATTAGTTGACAGCACGGAAGAAGTTGTGAAATTAGATTTCACCGGATTAAAACTTATTCGCAAAATTCTGGGGATAGAAGTTTTTAGCCTGGAGCACCAATTTATACCAGTTTCTAATGGTACCCGTTATATTTCGCGGATGCAAGTAGGGGCGGAAAGTTTTATAGGTAAATATTTTATTAATCCTTTATTGCATACCCAAGTTTTTACGAAACAAATGGGTACTAGTTGGCTAAAGCATAATGTAGAGGAAGTAGGAAATTTTGAATTTTTCTTGCCAAAGTTATATGCCAGCTATCTTTCCGTTTCTGAATTAGAGAAATCAATAGCCTGA
- a CDS encoding TIR domain-containing protein, translating into MHLDKTKLRLLLEKTEQLSISAPNNYNSSSSPSMAKQLSTILSGLSGWLIKHPNLTNGAAYGKKLAELQGKLTSTTHPGSWFPDKEAEELRVGTLALLRLIDRDNKSIFIVHSRDLQMREVVQSALRGLILPTVVLEREDDNGQTIIEKFEKEAARCEYAVVLFSADDEGRLRSKGRKETLLKLRVRQNVVLELGYFLARLGRRNVFVLHSEEPIEQPSDFVGVVYQSYDKAGKWKAKLVRELKAAGFKIPIKLSDRI; encoded by the coding sequence ATGCATTTAGACAAAACTAAGCTCCGTCTATTACTAGAAAAGACAGAGCAATTAAGTATATCAGCACCTAACAATTACAACAGTAGCTCATCGCCTTCAATGGCCAAACAACTGAGCACTATTCTTTCTGGTCTATCTGGCTGGTTAATTAAGCACCCCAACTTAACTAATGGAGCTGCTTATGGGAAAAAGTTAGCTGAATTGCAAGGTAAGCTCACTAGTACAACTCACCCTGGATCCTGGTTTCCTGATAAAGAGGCGGAGGAGTTACGTGTCGGAACACTTGCCCTTCTACGATTGATTGATCGGGATAATAAATCAATATTTATTGTTCATAGCCGAGATTTACAGATGCGTGAGGTTGTACAGAGCGCGTTACGTGGATTGATCTTACCTACGGTAGTTCTGGAACGGGAAGATGATAACGGACAAACGATCATTGAGAAGTTCGAAAAAGAAGCGGCACGTTGTGAGTATGCAGTGGTTCTTTTCTCAGCGGATGATGAAGGTAGACTTCGTTCCAAAGGCCGTAAGGAAACTCTTTTGAAATTGCGTGTTAGACAAAATGTAGTACTTGAATTAGGCTACTTCTTAGCCCGACTAGGCCGTCGCAACGTTTTTGTACTTCATTCTGAAGAGCCCATTGAGCAACCTAGTGATTTTGTAGGAGTGGTATATCAATCGTATGATAAGGCTGGCAAATGGAAAGCAAAATTAGTTCGGGAATTGAAAGCTGCAGGCTTCAAAATACCTATTAAATTGTCTGATAGAATTTAA